In one window of Erinaceus europaeus chromosome 17, mEriEur2.1, whole genome shotgun sequence DNA:
- the C17H11orf91 gene encoding uncharacterized protein C11orf91 homolog has product MPKGRRGSQSPTMSQRPAPPLYFPSLYDRGISSSPLSDFNIWKKLFVPLKAGGAPAGGAAGGRPLPQVPAAPAPPPPPPGLGPPGECPWPPPWPSGLASIPYEPLRFFYSPPPGAEGAASPPGAGATTPRLASASHPEELCELEIRIKELELLTITGDGFDSQRYKFLKALKDEKLQGLKTRQPGKKSASLS; this is encoded by the exons ATGCCGAAGGGGCGGCGCGGTAGCCAGAGCCCCACGATGAGCCAGCGGCCGGCCCCgcctctctacttcccttccctctACGACCGCGGGATCTCCTCGTCGCCGCTCAGCGACTTCAACATCTGGAAGAAGCTCTTCGTGCCGCTCAAGGCGGGCGGGGCGCCGGCGGGCGGGGCGGCTGGGGGTCGGCCCCTGCCCCAAGTGCCCGCGGCCCCGGCGCCACCCCCGCCGCCGCCCGGCCTGGGTCCCCCCGGCGAGTGCCCCTGGCCCCCTCCGTGGCCCTCCGGCCTGGCCTCCATCCCCTACGAGCCTCTGCGCTTCTTCTACTCGCCGCCGCCGGGGGCCGAGGGGGCAGCTTCACCCCCGGGCGCTGGCGCCACGACGCCGCGGCTCGCCTCTGCCTCCCACCCCGAGGAGTTGTGCGAGCTGGAGATCCGGATTAAGGAGCTGGAGCTGCTCACCATCACGGGGGACGGCTTCGACTCCCAGCGCT ATAAATTCCTGAAGGCGCTGAAAGATGAAAAGTTACAAGGACTGAAGACCAGGCAGCCCGGAAAGAAGTCGGCCTCTTTATCCTGA